The following proteins come from a genomic window of Drosophila sulfurigaster albostrigata strain 15112-1811.04 chromosome X, ASM2355843v2, whole genome shotgun sequence:
- the LOC133849574 gene encoding uncharacterized protein LOC133849574, producing MDDYDIDIDLNFVQLSSRQQLLQRYTNAMHQLRRLAEINYGVRPLSFDNYVIFQYFQQRSQVTTTRTRGRNTPTTPPLMAYLKLEVLHHLLDRRRKILCWLFYLTLMSLCVVAYRYESATGANNGRMMQSLVYPGMRMWRRMTMPLIQRFPRLTELYDESCLMGNPFFQLEDLNCGPCANVESVWLESDECAQLYAHVEAGNATLTSGLGYKQLAQQLQLCRKPAEHMPYTFRSNQHGFDLLEFQRIYANNLQIFQRDAYRVHSTSQGVHNLEDLFGQFNSSSSGSSSHDQDATHNLWRCNRMLPARLLRPIFARPLRLPSMGVALERFVAIDTSHAPAYTLPETACHNVYVQQALGTRFIILRPTSECRQRCRTLSIRLTQSFVLNYNWLYWKPISAPDPISESMSISLIGSYC from the exons atggACGACTACGACATTGATATCGATTTGAACTTTGTGCAGCTGAGTAgccggcagcagctgctgcaacgcTACACGAACGCTATGCATCAACTGCGTCGCTTGGCCGAAATTAATTACGGGGTGCGTCCGTTGAGCTTCGACAACTATGTGATCTTTCAGTATTTCCAGCAGCGCAGTCAAGTAACAACGACTCGGACGAGGGGGCGCAACACGCCCACAACGCCACCGTTGATGGCCTACCTTAAGCTGGAGGTGCTGCATCATTTGCTCGACCGGCGACGCAAGATCCTCTGTTGGCTCTTCTATCTGACACTGATGTCGTTGTGCGTCGTCGCTTATCGTTATGAGAGTGCCACTGGTGCAAACAATGGACGCATGATGCAATCCCTTGTGTATCCCGGCATGCGAATGTGGCGTCGCATGACCATGCCACTAATCCAACGCTTTCCCCGTCTCACCGAACTGTATGACGAGTCCTGCCTCATGGGCAATCCGTTCTTTCAGCTGGAGGATCTCAATTGTGGCCCCTGCGCTAATGTCGAAAGCGTGTGGCTCGAAAGTGATGAGTGCGCTCAACTCTATGCCCACGTGGAGGCGGGCAATGCCACATTGACGAGCGGCCTCGGCTACAAGCAGCTggcacagcagctgcagctttgTCGCAAGCCCGCGGAACACATGCCATACACGTTTCGCAGCAATCAGCATGGCTTTGATCTGCTGGAGTTTCAACGCATCTATGCTAACAATTTGCAGATCTTTCAGCGCGATGCGTATCGTGTGCATTCCACCAGCCAGGGCGTTCACAATCTGGAGGATTTGTTCGGTCagttcaacagcagcagcagcggcagcagtagTCACGATCAGGATGCCACGCATAATCTATGGCGCTGCAATCGCATGCTGCCCGCTCGACTGTTGCGTCCGATCTTTGCCAGGCCGCTGCGTTTGCCCAGCATGGGCGTCGCCCTCGAACGCTTTGTGGCCATCGATACGTCGCATGCACCGGCATATACGCTGCCCGAGACCGCGTGCCATAATGTGTATGTACAGCAGGCGCTAGGCACACGTTTCATCATACTGCGGCCGACTAGCGAGTGTCGTCAACGCTGTCGCACGCTGTCCATACGCCTCACGCAGTCCTTTGTGC tcaATTACAATTGGTTGTATTGGAAGCCAATCTCAGCACCTGATCCCATCTCGGAGTCCATGTCCATCAGCCTGATTGGTTCCTATTGCTAA
- the LOC133849575 gene encoding uncharacterized protein LOC133849575, with protein sequence MGDSAAPPDQRNVEIKARVPGGPEEFERRLDVAKKLSGAAGELIMQRDVFFNSPQGGRLKLRYLQAPARSQLVYYDRPDVAGPKLSKFNKIEVDEPAVLEKILSQSNGTLGVLVKRRMLFLHEQTRIHMDDVHDLGHYMEFEVCLEPEQTLEQGQAIAEVLCKTFGILESDLMTGSYFDALNKGDK encoded by the coding sequence ATGGGCGACTCAGCTGCACCTCCAGATCAACGCAATGTTGAAATTAAGGCGCGAGTTCCCGGAGGTCCAGAGGAATTTGAACGCCGCTTGGACGTCGCCAAGAAGCTGAGTGGAGCCGCTGGCGAGTTAATTATGCAGCGCGATGTTTTCTTCAATTCGCCCCAAGGTGGACGTCTAAAGCTGCGGTACCTGCAAGCTCCAGCGCGCTCTCAACTAGTCTACTACGATAGACCCGACGTCGCCGGTCCTAAGCTCTCCAAATTTAATAAGATCGAAGTGGACGAACCAGCGGTGCTCGAGAAGATTCTCAGCCAGTCAAATGGTACGCTGGGTGTGCTGGTCAAGCGACGTATGCTCTTTCTGCATGAACAGACTCGCATACACATGGACGATGTGCATGATTTGGGACACTATATGGAGTTTGAGGTCTGCCTGGAGCCGGAACAGACGTTGGAGCAGGGTCAAGCGATAGCCGAAGTGCTTTGCAAGACTTTCGGCATTTTGGAGAGCGACCTGATGACTGGCTCATATTTCGATGCTTTGAACAAGGGCGACAAATAG